Proteins found in one Quercus robur chromosome 2, dhQueRobu3.1, whole genome shotgun sequence genomic segment:
- the LOC126715559 gene encoding class V chitinase CHIT5b-like: MITPLERIIQFQTMASFNFVYFLSIVFSLFISTGCVIASHPVVKAGYYPSWALDNLPPSAINTSYFTHIIYAFLVPSNVTFKFNISSSEAKNLSNFATTLHLKNPSVKALYSIGGGGVDPDRFGRMASKALTRQIFINATIDVARKYGFDGFDLDWEFPESPKEMNYFAQLLKEWRYAIEKEARITHRPPLLLTAAVYYSADFLVYGDRRSYPAAAIKNYMDWVNVMCYEYHGSWDTSATGAHAALFDPNTNLSSIYGLKSWIRAGVPGNKIVMGLPLYGKSWKLKDPKLHGVGAPAVGVGPGDDGVLLYSEVVEFNKKNDATIAYDVNTVSTYSYVGSLWVGYDDALSTTVKVGFAQALGLRGYFFWAISYDTEWKVTAQASRAWIQD; the protein is encoded by the exons ATGATAACTCCACTTGAGAGGATCATTCAATTTCAAACTATGGCAAGCTTCAACTTTGTGTACTTTCTTTCTATTGTATTCTCTTTGTTCATCTCCACTGGATGTGTCATAGCATCACATCCAGTGGTCAAAGCTGGTTATTACCCTTCATGGGCATTAGATAATCTCCCACCTTCAGCTATAAACACATCATATTTCACTCACATCATCTATGCTTTTCTTGTGCCTAGCAACGTTACCTTCAAGTTCAACATATCAAGTTCAGAAGCTAAGAACCTCTCAAATTTCGCCACCACCCTTCATCTCAAAAACCCATCTGTGAAGGCTCTTTACTCCATTGGTGGAGGAGGTGTTGATCCAGACCGTTTTGGTCGCATGGCATCCAAAGCGTTGACACGTCAAATCTTCATAAATGCTACTATTGATGTTGCACGTAAATATGGGTTTGATGGATTTGACTTGGACTGGGAATTCCCTGAAAGCCCGAAGGAAATGAATTATTTTGCCCAATTACTAAAAGAGTGGCGCTATGCAATCGAAAAAGAGGCTAGGATCACACATAGGCCCCCTCTACTGCTCACCGCCGCCGTATACTACTCGGCGGACTTCCTTGTATACGGTGACCGCCGCTCCTACCCGGCGGCTGCGATTAAGAACTACATGGATTGGGTCAATGTGATGTGTTATGAGTATCATGGGTCATGGGACACTTCTGCAACTGGGGCCCATGCTGCATTGTTTGACCCAAACACTAATTTGAGCTCAATCTATGGGCTTAAGTCTTGGATCAGGGCTGGAGTACCTGGAAACAAGATAGTCATGGGCTTGCCACTCTATGGAAAATCATGGAAGCTCAAAGACCCCAAATTGCATGGAGTAGGAGCACCAGCAGTTGGTGTGGGCCCAGGAGATGATGGTGTGCTTCTTTACTCTGAGGTGGTGGAGTTTAATAAGAAGAATGATGCCACTATAGCATATGACGTGAATACTGTATCTACTTATTCTTATGTTGGGTCATTGTGGGTTGGGTATGATGATGCTCTGTCTACAACAGTGAAGGTTGGGTTTGCTCAGGCACTTGGGCTTCGTGGGTATTTCTTTTGGGCCATCAGCTATGATACTGAATGGAAAGTCACAGCACAAG CATCGAGGGCATGGATCCAAGATTAA
- the LOC126704724 gene encoding class V chitinase CHIT5a-like — MASTLAGRQSFIQSSIQVAREYGFVGLDLDWEYPKTTLDMENLALLFREWRAAIISESANKNGLFLSAAVFFKPSFVKDHSEIVYRIEAIRDCVDFVGLRCYDYHSSRDTAVTAAHACLYETSENSSSFGIKSWIKAGLHPSKLVKGLPLYGRTWTLQDPNQHAVGDPANEDVMAPYHDIVNCNLQPVNDEVTVSEYSYSGTFWVGYDGLTSIRKKIEFANAKTLGGYFLWALMFDCDKKLFEAGMFG, encoded by the coding sequence ATGGCAAGCACCCTCGCGGGTCGTCAATCCTTTATCCAGTCCTCCATTCAGGTGGCTAGAGAATATGGCTTTGTTGGGCTGGACCTTGATTGGGAATATCCAAAAACTACACTAGACATGGAAAACCTCGCGTTGCTCTTTCGAGAGTGGCGTGCAGCTATCATTTCTGAGTCTGCTAATAAAAATGGACTATTTCTAAGTGCAGCGGTTTTTTTTAAACCCAGCTTTGTCAAAGACCATAGTGAAATAGTTTACCGTATCGAAGCCATAAGAGATTGTGTTGATTTTGTTGGTCTGAGGTGCTATGATTATCACTCAAGCCGGGACACTGCAGTCACTGCTGCACATGCTTGTCTCTATGAAACAAGTGAAAACAGCTCTAGCTTTGGCATTAAGTCCTGGATCAAAGCTGGGCTTCACCCAAGTAAATTAGTCAAGGGGCTACCACTTTATGGAAGAACTTGGACATTGCAAGATCCAAATCAACATGCTGTTGGAGATCCTGCAAATGAGGATGTTATGGCGCCCTATCATGACATAGTGAACTGCAACTTACAACCAGTTAATGATGAGGTCACTGTATCGGAGTACTCATATTCTGGAACCTTTTGGGTTGGGTACGATGGACTGACATCGATTCGGAAGAAGATTGAGTTTGCCAACGCTAAAACACTTGGTGGGTATTTCTTATGGGCGCTTATGTTTGACTGTGACAAGAAGCTTTTTGAAGCAGGAATGTTTGGTTAG